One stretch of Aquimarina sp. Aq107 DNA includes these proteins:
- a CDS encoding carboxymuconolactone decarboxylase family protein — protein MSNIVEEFNEYRERMNSRILEDNNKIIKRIFNLDTNAFMKGALDVKTKELLGLVASAVLRCDDCVRYHLETCHKEGLTKEEVAETLSIATLIGGTIVIPHLRRAYEYWDALDANTSEN, from the coding sequence ATGAGTAATATAGTTGAAGAATTTAACGAATATAGAGAGAGAATGAACTCTCGTATTCTAGAAGATAATAATAAAATTATTAAAAGAATTTTTAATCTAGATACGAATGCTTTTATGAAAGGAGCATTGGATGTAAAAACGAAAGAGCTATTAGGTTTGGTTGCTTCTGCAGTATTAAGATGTGATGACTGCGTCCGCTATCATTTAGAGACTTGTCATAAAGAAGGTTTAACCAAAGAAGAAGTTGCAGAAACTCTAAGCATTGCAACTTTAATTGGTGGAACAATTGTAATTCCTCATCTTCGTAGAGCATATGAGTACTGGGATGCATTAGATGCAAATACATCTGAAAATTAA
- the lptB gene encoding LPS export ABC transporter ATP-binding protein, translating to MKLKADNLIKSYKGRKVVKGISLEVNQGEIVGLLGPNGAGKTTSFYMIVGLVKPNGGKITLDNTDITKFPMYKRAQNGIGYLAQEASVFRKLSIEDNILSVLQLTKLSKKEQLHKMESLIEEFGLGHIRKNRGDLLSGGERRRTEIARALATDPNFILLDEPFAGVDPVAVEDIQRIVAQLKNKNIGILITDHNVQETLAITDRTYLMFEGSILKAGIPEELAEDEMVRKVYLGQNFELRKKKLDF from the coding sequence ATGAAGTTAAAAGCGGACAACTTAATTAAGTCATACAAAGGTCGAAAAGTAGTAAAAGGGATTTCTCTGGAAGTAAATCAAGGAGAAATTGTAGGTTTATTAGGGCCCAATGGAGCTGGTAAAACTACTTCTTTTTATATGATTGTAGGTTTAGTTAAACCTAACGGTGGAAAAATCACTTTGGACAATACCGATATCACCAAATTTCCTATGTACAAACGTGCGCAGAATGGTATTGGTTATTTGGCTCAGGAAGCTTCCGTTTTTAGAAAATTAAGTATAGAAGACAATATTCTAAGTGTTCTTCAACTAACAAAACTTTCTAAAAAAGAACAACTTCATAAAATGGAGTCTCTAATAGAAGAGTTTGGATTAGGACATATTAGAAAAAACCGTGGTGATCTTCTTAGTGGTGGTGAGAGAAGACGTACAGAAATTGCCAGAGCACTAGCTACTGATCCAAATTTCATTCTACTTGATGAACCATTCGCAGGAGTAGATCCAGTTGCTGTAGAAGATATTCAACGGATTGTAGCACAACTAAAAAATAAAAACATTGGAATCCTGATTACGGATCATAATGTACAAGAGACTCTTGCTATTACCGACAGAACCTACTTAATGTTCGAAGGAAGCATTCTTAAAGCAGGTATTCCTGAGGAATTAGCAGAAGATGAAATGGTTCGTAAAGTATATCTTGGTCAGAATTTTGAACTTAGAAAGAAGAAATTAGATTTTTAG
- a CDS encoding CapA family protein translates to MLTEFRYYLMPQYRLGAFVFYLITFLIVASSCNTGRGKTDEISIVFVGDLLLDRGVRNRIEHLGMNSLFHSSIDSVFQKNAIVIANLECPATEIEEPINKKFIFRAEPSWLKSLKDHGITHLNMANNHAMDQGRNGLVDTNKNIINNGLIALGYGENTEKACRPQLIATTPRNVYVFSSLQVPSENWTFLENKPCVCEDSFDTISDKIKELKSKEPNSVVIVQLHWGAEHTVVPLTYQKQQAYLLIDAGADGIIGHHPHTIQTVESYKQKPIYYSIGNFIFDQNKPINSKGLLVQLQVREKDVVFNHSEFRIEKCTPKILND, encoded by the coding sequence ATGTTAACAGAATTTAGATATTACTTGATGCCTCAATATCGATTAGGTGCGTTTGTTTTTTATTTAATAACCTTTTTAATAGTAGCCTCTTCTTGTAATACAGGTAGAGGAAAAACTGATGAAATTAGTATTGTTTTTGTTGGGGATTTATTGTTGGATAGAGGTGTACGGAATCGTATTGAACATTTGGGGATGAATAGCCTATTTCACTCATCCATAGATTCAGTTTTTCAAAAAAATGCTATTGTTATAGCAAACTTAGAATGCCCGGCTACCGAGATAGAGGAACCGATTAATAAAAAATTTATTTTTAGAGCAGAACCATCTTGGTTAAAGTCATTAAAAGATCATGGAATAACACATCTTAATATGGCTAATAATCATGCGATGGATCAAGGTAGAAACGGTCTCGTGGATACTAATAAAAATATAATAAACAATGGTTTGATCGCCTTGGGGTATGGAGAGAATACGGAAAAAGCCTGTAGACCACAATTAATCGCTACTACTCCTAGGAATGTTTATGTGTTTTCTTCTCTTCAAGTTCCATCAGAAAATTGGACTTTTTTAGAAAACAAACCCTGTGTATGCGAAGATTCTTTTGATACTATTTCTGATAAGATTAAAGAGTTAAAAAGTAAAGAACCTAATTCGGTAGTTATTGTTCAGTTGCATTGGGGAGCAGAACATACTGTAGTTCCACTAACGTATCAAAAACAACAAGCTTATTTATTAATAGATGCTGGTGCTGACGGTATTATTGGGCACCATCCTCATACAATTCAGACGGTAGAGTCGTATAAACAAAAACCGATTTATTATAGTATAGGGAATTTTATTTTTGACCAAAATAAACCTATTAATTCTAAAGGGTTATTAGTGCAGTTACAAGTTCGCGAAAAAGATGTTGTTTTTAATCATTCAGAATTTAGGATAGAAAAATGTACACCAAAAATTTTAAACGACTAA
- a CDS encoding DUF3160 domain-containing protein: protein MNRQILFASFFLFLIACGGDKKSEEKKQLEVSPDVVEVTEKDDQIIENVENPVLIDGKLDIEQLGEDINLEMDISSFSLYEIRILRNSFAAKQGYCFMKGDLRYTFGATSWYNERMENRYWAEEGGKDIAPISYSDQETVFIEKLKKREEELKLKNLVKKGNRQLANVNNVVNLFQLNDPAPELMSMLSQNGFAIVPNNNIQLFHLYEQNDYAEFPNFVTTDMYMQLFHMYFGYILRQIEEEQFIPILSQICESMIKDMQEIVKTTPIESIKEIAKFNHTYYAIAYTVLTNKKIEVPLGYEQHYENELVSIKGAEDSTSKFLEFEEVNFPYSLFKPRGHYTRTETLKRYFSAMMWLQSAPFCLNNDLQFKRALVNASVLGNSPNFKKETLQKYKAIMEPINFIIGQPDNVSFLDLVDLIEKEELSIEEILQNTTVIEGMKEEVKKMADIKDKIRSGGGSCKVKINFIPQRYLSDNDVLQNLVDLKSKVSKRPYPQGLDVMAAFGSESAENLLLNELKEGEKWNDYPELLSNMQQEMNDLDWDKTLYNKWIQSLLELQKPNDSYPYFMQTTEWDKKNLNASLASWAELKHDSILYAEQPMAAECGSGEEVPSPYTVGYVEPNIGYWNTVIELIDLTKSVLERNKLLNSNISRITTGLRENAEFLLSASQKELEGKKLSVQEYGQIEIIGSTFEWLTLDLVKQKDQYLDGWHNVKGADKSVAVVADIYTANGDNNPDKGILHVATGNVNDIYAVVEIEGYLYITKGAVFGYHEFHLPMGNRLTDEEWQEMLENNEATGIPIWMKDIIVPIPVPKTNEKIFYSSGC from the coding sequence ATGAACAGACAAATACTATTTGCTAGTTTCTTTTTGTTTCTAATAGCTTGCGGAGGTGATAAAAAATCCGAAGAAAAAAAACAACTTGAAGTTTCTCCGGATGTTGTAGAAGTAACTGAAAAGGATGATCAGATTATCGAGAATGTAGAGAATCCTGTTCTGATTGATGGAAAACTGGATATAGAACAGCTGGGAGAGGATATTAATTTAGAAATGGACATTTCTTCGTTTAGTCTTTATGAAATTAGGATTTTACGAAACAGTTTTGCTGCTAAACAAGGGTATTGCTTTATGAAAGGGGATCTTAGGTATACTTTTGGTGCTACTAGTTGGTATAACGAAAGAATGGAAAATCGATATTGGGCAGAAGAAGGAGGAAAGGATATAGCACCTATTTCGTATTCTGACCAAGAAACAGTCTTTATTGAGAAATTAAAGAAGAGAGAAGAAGAATTAAAATTAAAGAATTTAGTAAAAAAAGGTAATAGACAATTGGCGAACGTGAACAATGTTGTAAACCTTTTTCAATTAAATGATCCAGCACCCGAATTAATGAGTATGTTAAGTCAGAATGGGTTTGCTATAGTTCCTAATAATAATATTCAGTTATTTCATTTGTATGAACAAAATGATTATGCTGAGTTCCCAAATTTTGTAACTACCGATATGTATATGCAATTGTTTCATATGTATTTTGGTTACATACTTAGACAAATAGAAGAAGAACAATTTATTCCTATACTATCACAGATTTGTGAGTCTATGATAAAGGATATGCAAGAGATTGTAAAAACTACACCTATTGAATCAATAAAGGAAATAGCAAAATTTAATCATACCTATTATGCTATAGCCTATACTGTTTTAACTAACAAAAAAATAGAAGTGCCTTTGGGGTATGAACAACACTATGAAAATGAATTAGTTTCAATTAAAGGAGCAGAGGATAGTACTTCTAAATTTTTAGAATTTGAAGAAGTTAATTTTCCTTATAGCTTATTTAAACCGAGAGGACATTACACTCGTACAGAAACGTTAAAACGATATTTTAGTGCTATGATGTGGCTGCAATCTGCACCTTTTTGCCTCAATAATGATTTACAATTTAAAAGAGCTTTGGTTAATGCTTCTGTTTTAGGGAATAGTCCAAATTTTAAGAAAGAAACATTACAGAAATACAAAGCAATAATGGAACCTATTAATTTTATAATAGGTCAACCAGATAATGTGTCTTTTTTGGATTTAGTAGATTTAATTGAAAAGGAAGAGCTGTCTATAGAAGAAATTTTGCAAAATACGACTGTTATTGAAGGCATGAAGGAGGAAGTGAAAAAAATGGCAGATATTAAGGATAAAATAAGATCAGGTGGTGGAAGTTGTAAAGTTAAAATTAATTTTATTCCGCAACGATATTTATCAGATAATGATGTTCTTCAGAATTTAGTAGATTTAAAAAGTAAAGTTTCTAAACGCCCTTATCCTCAAGGTCTAGATGTCATGGCTGCTTTTGGGAGTGAATCTGCCGAAAATTTATTGCTGAATGAATTGAAAGAAGGTGAGAAATGGAATGATTATCCTGAATTGCTTTCTAATATGCAGCAAGAAATGAATGATTTAGATTGGGATAAGACCTTGTATAACAAATGGATACAAAGTTTGTTAGAATTGCAAAAACCTAATGATAGTTATCCGTACTTTATGCAGACAACAGAGTGGGATAAGAAAAACTTAAATGCATCATTAGCATCTTGGGCAGAACTTAAACATGATTCTATTCTTTATGCAGAACAACCTATGGCAGCTGAGTGTGGATCTGGAGAAGAAGTGCCTAGTCCATATACGGTTGGGTATGTAGAACCTAATATTGGATATTGGAATACGGTAATCGAATTAATAGATCTTACCAAATCTGTTTTAGAAAGAAATAAACTATTGAATTCTAATATTTCCAGAATTACAACAGGTCTAAGAGAAAATGCAGAGTTTTTGTTATCAGCTAGTCAAAAAGAGCTTGAAGGAAAGAAATTGTCTGTGCAAGAATATGGCCAGATAGAAATAATTGGGAGTACATTCGAATGGTTAACGTTGGATTTAGTTAAGCAAAAAGATCAATATCTCGATGGCTGGCATAACGTAAAAGGAGCGGATAAATCTGTGGCTGTTGTGGCAGATATCTATACAGCTAACGGTGATAACAATCCAGATAAAGGAATCTTACATGTTGCAACAGGTAATGTAAATGATATATATGCAGTAGTAGAAATTGAAGGGTATTTATACATAACTAAAGGTGCAGTGTTTGGATATCATGAATTTCATTTACCAATGGGTAATCGTTTAACAGACGAAGAATGGCAAGAAATGCTAGAAAATAATGAAGCAACCGGAATACCAATTTGGATGAAAGATATTATTGTACCAATACCAGTTCCTAAAACGAATGAAAAAATATTCTACAGTTCCGGATGTTAA
- a CDS encoding phosphatidylcholine/phosphatidylserine synthase, whose product MWLKKQIPNIITLLNLLCGCIATIFAVQGALELAALFVALGIGFDFFDGFAARILKVQSELGLQLDSLADMVTSGLVPGIVMFQMLAKIFGYPYRGVSEGSGQVISYDFILSDFGLNYLSLVGLLITLASAYRLAKFNIDTRQTTSFIGLPTPANALLILSLPLIIRYQTHPWMSDVILNQWFLIGLTLISCYLLNAEIGLFALKFKTWGFAENKVRYIFLLLTIVLFVLLQFMAIPCVILLYVLMSLIFKEKDVAQNN is encoded by the coding sequence ATGTGGCTTAAAAAGCAAATCCCTAATATTATTACATTACTTAATCTACTTTGTGGATGTATTGCAACCATCTTTGCAGTTCAGGGGGCTTTAGAATTAGCAGCACTTTTTGTGGCGCTTGGTATTGGTTTTGATTTTTTTGATGGCTTTGCTGCTAGAATTTTGAAAGTACAAAGCGAATTAGGGTTGCAGCTGGATTCTCTAGCGGATATGGTTACTAGTGGTTTAGTTCCGGGAATAGTGATGTTCCAGATGCTTGCTAAGATTTTTGGATACCCCTATCGGGGCGTTTCTGAAGGTTCTGGTCAAGTAATTTCTTATGACTTTATACTTAGTGATTTTGGGTTGAATTATTTGTCACTAGTAGGTTTGCTTATAACACTAGCTTCTGCATATAGATTGGCTAAATTTAATATCGATACACGTCAGACTACCTCGTTTATAGGTTTACCGACTCCTGCAAATGCGTTATTGATTTTAAGTTTACCATTAATCATCAGATATCAGACGCATCCATGGATGTCAGATGTTATTTTAAATCAATGGTTTTTGATCGGTTTAACTTTGATAAGTTGTTATTTATTAAATGCCGAAATTGGACTGTTTGCTCTTAAGTTTAAAACTTGGGGGTTTGCTGAAAATAAAGTCAGATATATTTTCTTATTGCTTACAATTGTTTTGTTTGTATTACTTCAGTTTATGGCAATACCTTGTGTTATCTTGTTGTATGTTTTGATGTCCCTAATTTTTAAGGAGAAAGATGTTGCGCAGAACAATTAA
- a CDS encoding PorV/PorQ family protein, protein MKRIIIALLLLVVSFSSAQTRKYSNEFLNIGVDAGALGMANAVVATSGDVNSGYWNPAGLIHLEDNQVSFMHAAYFANIANYDYLAFAMPLDEKSAIALSLIRFGVDDILDTTSLVDADGNIDYTRINLFSAADYAFTFSYSRKLPIEGLSYGANAKVIRRVIGDFASSWGFGFDAALQYQRNKWQFGIMVRDITTTFNAWNVEDFAIGDLNGDGIPDEDQIPQIRDQELPETTEITIPKLQFGAARKFDIGKKFGLNTELDMNVRFAETNDIISSSAISITPAFGFELDYSKIVYLRGGVGNFQNIEQFDGSDNVGFQPNFGIGFQYKGIQVDYALTDIGDQSAAIYSNVFSIKVDWSIFR, encoded by the coding sequence TTGAAAAGAATTATAATTGCATTACTACTTTTAGTTGTATCGTTTTCTTCGGCACAAACTAGAAAATATTCTAATGAGTTTCTAAATATTGGTGTAGATGCCGGTGCTTTAGGGATGGCGAATGCTGTAGTTGCTACATCTGGTGATGTAAACTCGGGATATTGGAATCCTGCAGGACTAATCCATTTAGAAGATAACCAAGTATCATTCATGCACGCAGCTTATTTTGCAAATATTGCAAATTATGACTATTTAGCTTTTGCGATGCCTTTAGATGAAAAAAGTGCTATTGCACTTTCCTTAATTCGTTTTGGAGTAGATGATATTTTAGATACAACCAGTCTTGTAGATGCTGATGGTAATATTGATTATACTAGGATCAATTTATTCTCTGCTGCAGATTATGCTTTTACATTTTCTTATTCTAGAAAATTACCTATAGAAGGGTTGAGTTATGGAGCGAATGCTAAGGTAATACGAAGGGTTATTGGAGATTTTGCCTCTTCTTGGGGATTTGGTTTTGACGCAGCATTACAATATCAAAGGAACAAATGGCAATTTGGAATTATGGTACGTGATATCACTACAACTTTTAATGCTTGGAATGTAGAAGATTTTGCTATTGGTGATCTAAACGGAGATGGTATTCCTGATGAAGATCAAATACCTCAAATTAGAGATCAAGAATTACCGGAAACAACAGAAATTACTATTCCCAAATTGCAATTTGGAGCTGCAAGAAAATTTGACATAGGCAAAAAATTCGGTTTAAACACTGAATTGGATATGAATGTACGTTTTGCAGAGACTAACGATATCATTTCCTCATCTGCAATTAGTATTACCCCGGCTTTTGGTTTTGAATTAGATTATTCTAAAATAGTATACCTGAGAGGAGGCGTTGGTAATTTTCAAAATATTGAACAATTTGATGGTTCTGACAACGTAGGATTCCAACCAAATTTTGGTATTGGTTTTCAATATAAAGGAATACAAGTAGATTATGCATTAACAGACATAGGAGATCAAAGTGCCGCTATTTATTCTAATGTATTTTCTATAAAAGTAGACTGGAGTATTTTTAGATAA
- the lnt gene encoding apolipoprotein N-acyltransferase encodes MKNILLAILSGLLLSIGWPTYGFPLFLFFGFVPLLIIEYKTRNNKRHKTQVLGFAFLAFFIWNMITTWWIYNSTPFGMWFAEIVNTLLMALVFLIYHIIARRSSFTIGAVFLVCIWMSFEYLHLQWQFSWPWLNLGNGFANFTSWIQWYEYTGTFGGTLWIWAVNIGLYKSVLLYIEHKEKSILYRSAIKNGLLIIVPIVISFIILKTYTEEGKDVEVIILQPNINPYTEKYNTSDDRVGALLSSLTAKEISQKTDFIIAPETVFADNNRLKNFNNSIARKTASSIINNYPNANFLSGISLLDVFRSPAKVRPQTNEHKSGVFYDDYNSAFLVRQDGTTEIYNKSKLVVGVENFPYQSVFKPLVGDAMIDLGGTVAKKTTQDDREVFFTKEGLGAGPIICYESVYGEFVTGYVRNDADFLAIITNDAWWGVTQGHKQHLAYAKLRAIETRRSIARSANTGISAIINQKGDIVSSLDYNEQGVLKGSLKTNEKITFYAKAGDYLARVAIFLMIFIFLFSITRRRQKINA; translated from the coding sequence ATGAAAAACATTTTACTTGCTATTTTATCTGGTTTATTACTTTCTATTGGATGGCCTACCTATGGTTTTCCTTTATTTCTATTTTTTGGCTTTGTCCCTTTATTAATTATAGAATACAAAACACGTAACAATAAACGTCATAAAACTCAAGTATTAGGCTTTGCTTTTCTAGCATTCTTTATATGGAATATGATTACCACTTGGTGGATATACAACTCTACTCCTTTCGGTATGTGGTTTGCAGAAATTGTAAATACATTATTAATGGCATTAGTATTTCTTATCTATCACATTATTGCCAGAAGATCATCATTTACTATTGGTGCAGTCTTCTTAGTATGCATTTGGATGAGTTTTGAATACCTACACCTGCAATGGCAGTTTTCTTGGCCTTGGCTTAATCTGGGTAACGGATTTGCCAATTTCACTTCTTGGATACAATGGTATGAATACACAGGTACTTTCGGAGGGACACTATGGATTTGGGCAGTAAATATTGGGCTATATAAAAGTGTTTTACTTTATATTGAACACAAAGAAAAGTCTATTTTGTATCGATCCGCGATAAAGAATGGACTTCTTATAATTGTTCCAATTGTAATTTCATTTATAATTCTAAAAACCTATACCGAAGAAGGTAAGGATGTAGAAGTTATTATACTACAACCAAATATAAATCCTTATACTGAAAAATATAACACTTCAGATGATCGTGTAGGTGCATTATTAAGCTCTCTTACCGCTAAAGAAATTTCCCAAAAGACAGATTTTATTATAGCTCCAGAAACTGTTTTTGCAGATAATAATAGACTAAAGAATTTTAATAATTCTATTGCAAGAAAAACAGCAAGTAGTATTATTAATAACTATCCCAATGCTAATTTTCTTTCAGGAATTTCCCTATTAGATGTATTTAGAAGTCCTGCTAAAGTTCGGCCACAAACAAATGAGCACAAAAGTGGAGTATTCTATGATGATTATAACTCTGCTTTCTTAGTAAGACAAGATGGAACAACAGAAATTTATAATAAAAGTAAACTGGTAGTTGGAGTAGAAAACTTTCCTTATCAAAGTGTTTTTAAACCATTAGTTGGTGACGCCATGATAGATTTAGGAGGTACTGTTGCCAAAAAAACAACACAAGATGATCGAGAAGTTTTCTTTACTAAAGAAGGTCTTGGTGCGGGCCCTATTATATGTTATGAAAGTGTTTATGGCGAGTTTGTTACTGGTTATGTGAGAAATGATGCTGATTTTCTTGCGATCATTACCAATGACGCTTGGTGGGGAGTAACACAAGGACATAAACAACATTTGGCCTATGCAAAATTAAGAGCAATCGAAACTAGAAGAAGTATCGCAAGAAGTGCTAATACAGGTATCTCTGCCATTATAAATCAAAAAGGTGATATTGTATCTTCTTTAGATTATAACGAACAAGGAGTTCTAAAAGGAAGTCTTAAAACTAATGAAAAAATCACTTTTTATGCAAAAGCAGGTGATTACCTAGCTAGAGTTGCTATTTTTCTAATGATCTTTATATTCCTATTTTCAATTACCAGACGAAGACAAAAAATCAATGCTTAG
- a CDS encoding ABC-F family ATP-binding cassette domain-containing protein — translation MNYVSVENIAKSFGERILFQNISFGINEGQKIGFIAKNGTGKTSLLNIVAGDEEPDNGQVVYRKNLKVAFLPQEPNLDPNLTIEQTIFAADNDTLRVINTYEKALQNPDDSEAYQKAFEQMDALNAWDFETQYKQILFKLKLENLNQKVSLLSGGQKKRLALANILLSKPELLYLDEPTNHLDLEMIEWLEEYFAKENFTLFMVTHDRYFLENVCNEIVELENGKLYSYKGNYAYYLQNKEARVANEEIETNKAKQLYKKELDWMRRQPKARTTKSKSRIDDFYEIKERAHKRRNDHEIQLEINMERLGSKILEIHKVSKSYENLVLLDKYEYVFRKGERVGIIGKNGTGKSTFLNMITGATQPDQGKIVIGDTVKFGYYTQKGITIKEGQKVIEVIREFGDYIPLKKGRQISAQQLLERFLFDRKKQYDFVEKLSGGERKRLYLCTVLIQNPNFLILDEPTNDLDIVTLNVLENFLLDFPGCLIVVSHDRYFMDKIVDHLFVFRGNGVIEDFPGNYSDYRIYENSRPPEKTKSIDTEPKTKTSWKKDNKTALSYNEQKEYNRIERDLKKLEIQKKDIEKLFANGSLEGDKINEESAKLKEIIDSIEEKEMRWLELSEKME, via the coding sequence GTGAATTACGTATCAGTAGAAAATATTGCTAAATCGTTTGGAGAACGCATCCTGTTTCAGAATATCTCTTTTGGAATTAATGAAGGTCAGAAAATAGGTTTTATTGCAAAAAATGGAACAGGTAAAACATCTCTACTCAACATTGTTGCTGGTGATGAAGAACCTGATAATGGTCAAGTCGTATATAGAAAAAATCTAAAAGTAGCTTTTTTACCTCAAGAACCTAATCTAGATCCTAATCTTACTATCGAACAAACCATTTTTGCTGCTGATAATGATACTTTACGAGTAATAAACACTTATGAAAAAGCGCTGCAGAATCCTGATGATAGCGAAGCTTACCAAAAAGCTTTTGAGCAAATGGATGCTTTGAATGCGTGGGATTTTGAAACACAATACAAACAAATTCTTTTTAAACTAAAGTTAGAAAACCTAAATCAAAAAGTAAGTTTACTTTCTGGAGGTCAAAAAAAAAGGTTAGCACTTGCTAATATTCTACTCAGTAAACCTGAATTATTGTATCTGGATGAGCCTACCAACCATTTAGATTTAGAAATGATTGAATGGCTTGAAGAATATTTTGCCAAAGAAAACTTCACTCTTTTTATGGTGACTCACGATCGTTATTTTCTAGAAAACGTTTGTAATGAAATTGTAGAACTTGAAAACGGAAAATTATATAGCTACAAAGGAAATTACGCCTATTATCTTCAGAATAAAGAAGCTAGAGTCGCTAATGAAGAAATTGAAACCAACAAAGCAAAACAACTTTATAAAAAGGAGTTGGATTGGATGCGAAGACAGCCTAAAGCTCGAACTACAAAATCAAAATCAAGAATTGATGATTTTTATGAAATAAAAGAACGAGCGCATAAAAGAAGAAATGATCATGAAATACAATTAGAAATAAATATGGAACGACTAGGAAGTAAAATCCTAGAAATCCATAAGGTTTCTAAAAGTTATGAAAACCTTGTTCTTTTAGACAAGTACGAATATGTTTTCCGAAAAGGAGAACGAGTTGGAATTATTGGTAAGAACGGAACCGGAAAATCAACGTTTCTAAATATGATTACCGGAGCTACCCAACCTGATCAAGGTAAAATAGTGATTGGAGATACTGTAAAATTTGGTTACTACACCCAAAAAGGTATTACTATCAAAGAAGGGCAAAAAGTAATAGAAGTAATCAGAGAGTTTGGTGACTATATCCCTTTGAAAAAAGGAAGGCAGATTTCTGCACAACAACTATTAGAACGTTTTTTATTTGACCGTAAAAAGCAATATGATTTTGTAGAAAAACTGAGTGGTGGTGAACGAAAACGATTATATCTGTGTACTGTTCTAATACAGAACCCTAATTTCTTAATACTTGATGAACCTACGAATGATTTAGATATTGTTACTCTAAATGTTTTGGAAAATTTCTTATTAGATTTTCCTGGCTGTCTAATTGTAGTATCACACGATCGTTATTTTATGGACAAAATAGTAGATCATCTATTTGTATTTAGAGGAAATGGAGTAATAGAAGATTTCCCTGGTAATTATTCGGATTATCGTATTTACGAAAATAGTCGACCACCAGAAAAAACTAAATCGATTGACACGGAACCAAAAACAAAGACATCTTGGAAAAAAGATAATAAGACCGCTTTGTCCTATAATGAACAAAAAGAATATAACCGTATCGAACGTGACCTAAAGAAATTAGAAATTCAGAAAAAAGATATAGAGAAACTTTTTGCAAATGGTTCTTTGGAAGGAGATAAAATTAATGAAGAGTCAGCGAAGCTAAAAGAGATTATAGATAGTATTGAAGAAAAAGAAATGCGATGGTTAGAACTTTCTGAAAAAATGGAATAG
- a CDS encoding ABC transporter ATP-binding protein, with product MENVIDIKGIIRNFQLGQETVYVLKGIDLEIKRGDYIAIMGPSGSGKSTLMNLLGCLDTPTDGTYNLNGNDVSKMTDDELADIRNKEIGFVFQTFNLLPRTTALDNVALPMVYAGTSKKDRNARAEEVLTDVGLADRMDHKPNQLSGGQRQRVAVGRALVNKPSIILADEPTGNLDSKTSLEIMQLFDDIHGAGNTVILVTHEEEVAAHAHRVIRLRDGVIESDTRNR from the coding sequence ATGGAAAACGTTATCGATATTAAAGGTATCATTAGAAACTTTCAATTAGGTCAAGAAACAGTGTATGTACTTAAAGGCATTGATCTAGAAATAAAACGAGGAGATTATATCGCTATCATGGGACCTTCTGGATCGGGAAAATCTACACTTATGAATCTTTTAGGTTGTTTAGACACCCCAACAGATGGCACCTATAACCTTAATGGAAATGATGTTAGCAAAATGACGGATGACGAATTAGCAGATATTAGAAATAAAGAAATTGGTTTTGTATTTCAGACTTTTAATCTTCTACCAAGAACTACAGCCTTAGATAACGTAGCACTGCCTATGGTTTATGCTGGAACCTCTAAAAAAGATAGAAATGCAAGAGCCGAAGAAGTATTAACAGATGTAGGCTTAGCAGATCGTATGGATCACAAACCAAATCAACTTTCTGGTGGTCAACGACAACGTGTTGCGGTTGGTCGTGCATTGGTTAACAAACCTTCCATTATATTAGCAGATGAACCTACTGGAAATTTAGATTCCAAAACTTCATTAGAAATCATGCAGTTATTTGATGATATTCACGGAGCTGGTAACACTGTAATTTTGGTAACTCATGAAGAAGAAGTAGCTGCTCATGCGCATCGTGTAATACGATTACGTGATGGTGTCATTGAGAGTGATACCAGAAACAGATAA